The following are from one region of the Chloroflexia bacterium SDU3-3 genome:
- a CDS encoding class I SAM-dependent methyltransferase, producing the protein MIAASVCEEHQTMTDRSFSKTAFGAAYIRAAHQKLDRPLILEDSVIGPLLLAMESRPSLDPSQVYQLPNWDAIRSRIALRSRYAEDRLAESLGRGVAQYVLLGAGLDTFAYRQPAWATALRIFEVDQPATQQVKRGLLAKAGIALPPNLSFVQADFERQTLGEILGGQGVDAGLPTFFSWLGVAVYLHEEAIDAVLRTVATYPAGSEIVLTYNQPTDAPSPLAQRTADAGEPWVSAFTPEQMEAKLRGAGFSQVHFFTPEEAARRYYQGHALPVPNPTMLVAAVV; encoded by the coding sequence ATGATCGCCGCATCCGTATGTGAGGAGCACCAAACGATGACCGACCGCTCGTTCAGCAAAACCGCCTTTGGGGCGGCCTACATCCGCGCCGCCCACCAGAAGCTCGACCGCCCGCTGATCCTTGAGGATTCGGTCATCGGCCCGCTGCTGTTGGCGATGGAGTCGCGCCCATCGCTTGACCCATCGCAGGTCTACCAGCTGCCAAACTGGGACGCCATCCGCTCGCGGATCGCGCTGCGCTCGCGCTACGCCGAGGATCGGCTGGCCGAGTCGCTGGGGCGCGGTGTGGCGCAGTATGTGCTGCTGGGCGCGGGGCTGGACACCTTCGCCTACCGCCAGCCCGCGTGGGCCACGGCGCTGCGCATCTTCGAGGTCGACCAGCCCGCCACACAGCAGGTCAAGCGCGGCCTACTGGCCAAGGCGGGGATCGCGCTGCCGCCCAACCTCAGCTTTGTGCAGGCCGATTTCGAGCGGCAGACTCTGGGCGAGATCTTGGGCGGGCAGGGTGTGGATGCCGGGCTGCCCACGTTCTTCTCGTGGCTGGGGGTGGCGGTCTACCTGCACGAGGAGGCGATCGACGCGGTGCTGCGCACGGTGGCCACCTACCCGGCGGGCAGCGAGATCGTGCTGACCTACAACCAGCCTACGGATGCGCCATCCCCGCTGGCCCAGCGCACGGCGGACGCGGGCGAGCCGTGGGTCAGCGCCTTCACCCCCGAGCAGATGGAGGCCAAACTGCGCGGCGCAGGCTTCTCGCAGGTGCACTTTTTTACGCCCGAGGAGGCAGCGCGGCGCTACTACCAGGGCCACGCGCTGCCGGTTCCCAACCCCACCATGCTTGTTGCGGCGGTGGTGTAG
- a CDS encoding alpha/beta hydrolase: protein MSQGYVDCGGGRMYYEVAGEGAPVVLCHAGFVDSRMWDDQWAALAQRCRVIRFDMRGFVRSAALDGPVCRRADLYALLEQLGVGPAVLVGCSLGGELALDAALERPELASALILVSAVPSGFAMAGAPPSELLQMIDALGRGDLGLAEDLQMQLWMAGQGRTLEQVDAEAVRRARAMARVALANGTWQQADISPLDPLDPPAAARLGQLARPALVIAGALDHPEVLRAAGVLADGIPVAQQVVMGGCAHVPNMEQPELFSRHIFSFLQQHDFLL from the coding sequence ATGTCCCAGGGATATGTTGACTGCGGCGGGGGCCGGATGTACTACGAGGTGGCGGGCGAGGGCGCGCCAGTAGTGCTGTGCCACGCTGGGTTTGTGGATAGTCGGATGTGGGATGACCAGTGGGCCGCGCTGGCCCAGCGCTGCCGGGTCATCCGCTTCGACATGCGCGGCTTTGTCCGCTCCGCCGCGCTGGATGGCCCGGTCTGCCGCCGCGCCGATCTCTACGCCCTGCTTGAGCAGCTGGGCGTCGGCCCGGCGGTGCTGGTGGGCTGCTCGCTGGGCGGCGAGCTGGCGCTGGATGCGGCGCTGGAGCGGCCCGAGCTGGCCTCGGCGCTCATCCTGGTCTCGGCGGTGCCCAGCGGCTTTGCGATGGCGGGCGCGCCGCCCAGCGAGCTGCTGCAGATGATCGATGCGCTGGGGCGCGGCGACCTGGGGCTGGCCGAGGATCTGCAGATGCAGCTGTGGATGGCGGGCCAGGGCCGCACGCTGGAGCAGGTGGATGCCGAGGCGGTGCGGCGGGCCAGGGCCATGGCCCGTGTGGCGCTGGCGAATGGCACATGGCAGCAGGCCGACATCTCCCCGCTCGATCCGCTCGACCCGCCCGCCGCCGCCCGGCTTGGCCAGCTGGCCAGGCCCGCGCTGGTGATCGCGGGCGCGCTGGACCACCCCGAGGTGCTGCGTGCGGCAGGCGTGCTGGCCGACGGCATCCCAGTGGCGCAGCAGGTGGTGATGGGTGGCTGCGCGCATGTGCCAAATATGGAGCAGCCCGAGCTGTTCAGCCGCCACATCTTCAGCTTTTTGCAGCAGCACGATTTTCTGCTATGA